The Spirosoma radiotolerans genome has a window encoding:
- a CDS encoding phosphotransferase family protein, with amino-acid sequence MIPSDLPRSVRSGEELDLIKLNAFLLANVPDVGTVQEVRQFAGGFSNLTYLLKTANQEYVLRRPPFGANIKGGHDMGREFRVLSLLTGHYDKIPKPVVYDETPDVLGAPFYIMTRVQGVILRASMAPTLSLAPERMRQLSEVLVDNLVAIHTLDIDATGLRQLGKPDGYVQRQVEGWIKRYRAAETDKIPAMDRTGTWLQENYPPEQAAAFLHNDYKFDNVLLELDKTTGEPIPLIKGVLDWEMATVGDPLMDVGATLAYWSEAGDSPAYRNFNLTWLPGNLTRQEVIARYAEKSGRDVSYILFYYVFGLYKNAVIAQQIYARWKQGHSQDARFGHLLPMIIELADKAADSIEREKV; translated from the coding sequence ATGATACCTTCTGATTTGCCGCGTTCGGTCCGTTCGGGTGAAGAACTCGATTTAATAAAACTCAATGCGTTCCTCCTGGCAAATGTGCCGGATGTAGGCACCGTGCAGGAGGTTCGACAGTTTGCGGGTGGGTTCTCGAATCTGACGTATCTACTCAAAACTGCCAATCAGGAATACGTCCTGCGCCGACCGCCGTTTGGTGCCAACATCAAAGGAGGCCACGACATGGGCCGCGAGTTCAGGGTCTTATCGCTCCTGACGGGTCATTACGACAAAATTCCAAAACCGGTCGTATACGACGAAACACCCGATGTGCTGGGTGCTCCGTTTTACATCATGACACGGGTGCAAGGGGTTATTTTACGGGCGTCGATGGCTCCAACACTGAGTCTTGCTCCCGAACGGATGCGTCAGCTATCGGAAGTACTCGTCGACAATCTGGTGGCTATCCACACATTGGATATCGACGCCACCGGGCTCAGGCAGTTGGGGAAACCGGATGGGTACGTACAGCGGCAGGTCGAGGGGTGGATAAAGCGCTATCGTGCTGCCGAAACGGATAAGATACCCGCTATGGACCGTACCGGAACGTGGCTTCAGGAAAATTACCCGCCCGAACAGGCGGCCGCTTTTCTGCACAACGACTATAAATTCGACAATGTGCTGCTGGAATTGGATAAGACCACGGGCGAGCCAATTCCCCTAATCAAAGGCGTACTCGACTGGGAAATGGCAACAGTAGGCGATCCGCTCATGGATGTAGGTGCCACGCTGGCCTATTGGTCGGAAGCTGGCGATAGCCCGGCCTATCGAAACTTCAACCTGACATGGCTTCCCGGTAACCTCACCCGGCAGGAAGTGATCGCTCGTTATGCCGAAAAAAGCGGCCGGGACGTCAGCTATATCCTGTTCTATTATGTATTTGGGCTTTACAAAAATGCGGTGATTGCTCAGCAGATTTACGCCCGCTGGAAACAGGGACACAGCCAGGACGCTCGGTTTGGCCACCTCTTGCCAATGATTATAGAACTGGCAGACAAAGCAGCCGATTCAATTGAGCGGGAAAAGGTCTAG
- a CDS encoding FKBP-type peptidyl-prolyl cis-trans isomerase, translating into MNITKDKVAAIHYTLRDSNGNILDSSQGRDPLYYLHGANNLIPGMEEGLEGRTKGDVLKLDVDPEKGYGKRDPQLVEEVPIKAFGGQKVEVGMQFEANDGQVITVTNVGPETVTVDANHPLADQSLHFDVEVIDVRDATSDELSHGHVHGPGGHH; encoded by the coding sequence ATGAATATTACAAAAGACAAAGTTGCCGCCATCCACTATACCTTGCGTGATAGTAACGGTAACATACTGGATTCCAGCCAGGGGCGAGATCCCTTGTATTACCTGCATGGCGCAAACAACCTGATTCCGGGTATGGAAGAAGGGCTGGAAGGCCGCACAAAAGGCGACGTACTGAAATTAGACGTCGATCCGGAGAAAGGATACGGCAAACGTGATCCTCAACTGGTAGAAGAGGTACCAATCAAGGCGTTTGGTGGGCAGAAGGTTGAAGTAGGCATGCAGTTTGAAGCTAACGATGGCCAGGTAATTACGGTAACCAATGTTGGCCCGGAAACCGTAACCGTCGATGCGAACCATCCTTTAGCCGATCAGAGCTTACATTTCGATGTTGAAGTGATTGACGTTCGGGACGCAACCTCCGATGAACTCTCGCACGGCCACGTTCACGGCCCCGGCGGGCATCATTAA
- a CDS encoding transglycosylase domain-containing protein, whose product MTYRQRKAIRIAGWVFLSIFLLALVGAGVAYSKRESLLKTALERGIRKAKRDYNLDVRIGSAKFTGLSSLAFTDISVVPNKRDSLARIQRVELEVRFWPLLAGKIGLSGMTLENGLIQVIKRDSLSNIDFLLHRKRDSTATDSAPVEPTRRTNLADVTENLIDNILSKIPDDLNVNNLEFRGIDIGNDTINLLTQTAVIKNENVTSTIKLNGNQAIWHLAGTADPGDREYNLALYAEGKNGRPQPIDIPYVQKKYNLKVQADTLRAELRDVDRSGGQFRLEGAGSVRNLRINHPAIARTDVLVSSAAVDANLFVGENYVGIDSSSTLHLGEVSARPFIKYTLPDAGSSTGQGKLYDVQLHTDPMDAQALFNSFPQGLFESLEGMQVSGKLKYDLSFQFDTALPDSVKFNSGLTQDNFRVIKMGRTDFAAINKPFVYTPYEKGKPVRDIIVGPENPDYTPIDQISPDLRNALLTSEDYNFFTHNGFNEKAFRVSIATNFKEKSFKRGASTISMQLVKNAFLSRNKTLSRKIEEILIVWLIENEHIVSKERMYEVYLNIIEWGRNIYGIGEAARYYFAKSPADLNLGESIFLAFVVPRPKAALNWFIPDGTLQTRNVRGYFKLIGRIMARRGLTAPDSGAYGFYDVRLRPGLRKEVAPVDSLFQGDSLMTDPVDTEIDADEEGGNGIGNFFRRLFKGKKTDDNRNTDEQPTVQPDRQEALPGIPAPADTVKTRKQLRQEKRERKRREKEARQALENSNQ is encoded by the coding sequence ATGACGTATCGTCAACGGAAAGCCATCCGTATAGCAGGATGGGTGTTTTTAAGTATTTTTTTGCTGGCTCTCGTAGGCGCTGGCGTGGCCTATTCCAAACGGGAAAGTCTGTTAAAAACCGCTCTCGAACGAGGTATTCGCAAGGCTAAGCGAGACTATAACCTCGATGTCAGGATCGGGTCCGCCAAATTCACCGGATTAAGTTCGTTAGCTTTTACCGACATTTCAGTCGTACCTAACAAGCGCGACAGTCTGGCGCGGATTCAGCGGGTAGAGCTGGAAGTCCGGTTCTGGCCATTGCTGGCTGGTAAAATCGGCCTATCGGGGATGACGCTCGAAAATGGCCTGATTCAGGTGATCAAACGCGACTCTCTATCCAACATAGACTTCCTGCTTCACCGCAAACGCGATTCAACCGCAACCGACAGCGCCCCCGTTGAACCAACTCGCCGGACGAATCTGGCCGATGTGACGGAAAACCTGATCGACAATATTTTATCCAAAATTCCGGACGACCTCAACGTTAACAATCTGGAGTTCAGAGGGATTGATATCGGCAATGATACCATTAACCTGCTCACGCAAACCGCCGTTATCAAGAACGAAAACGTTACCTCAACCATTAAGTTGAACGGTAATCAGGCAATCTGGCATCTGGCCGGCACAGCAGATCCCGGCGACCGCGAATACAACCTGGCCCTCTATGCCGAAGGGAAGAACGGGCGCCCGCAACCTATTGATATTCCTTACGTTCAAAAGAAGTATAACCTTAAAGTTCAGGCAGATACGCTCCGCGCTGAGCTGCGGGATGTAGACCGGTCAGGTGGGCAGTTCCGGCTCGAAGGGGCAGGCTCCGTACGAAATCTTCGGATCAACCACCCGGCTATCGCCCGCACCGACGTGTTGGTTAGCAGTGCCGCCGTCGATGCGAATCTGTTTGTTGGCGAAAATTATGTCGGTATCGATAGTTCATCGACGCTCCACCTGGGCGAAGTTAGTGCGCGGCCCTTCATAAAATACACGCTCCCCGATGCAGGCTCCTCTACCGGGCAGGGGAAACTGTATGACGTGCAATTACATACGGATCCGATGGATGCGCAGGCTCTATTTAATTCGTTCCCGCAGGGGCTTTTTGAGTCGCTGGAAGGCATGCAGGTTTCCGGAAAGCTCAAATATGACCTATCCTTTCAGTTCGATACGGCCCTTCCCGACTCGGTAAAATTCAATTCCGGTCTGACACAGGACAACTTTCGGGTGATCAAAATGGGCCGAACGGATTTTGCCGCCATCAATAAACCCTTCGTTTACACGCCTTACGAAAAAGGCAAGCCCGTTCGTGACATTATCGTTGGCCCTGAAAATCCGGACTATACCCCGATCGACCAGATTTCGCCCGATCTGCGAAATGCCCTCCTGACGTCGGAAGATTATAACTTTTTCACCCACAATGGTTTTAATGAAAAGGCATTCCGGGTGTCCATTGCGACCAATTTCAAAGAGAAATCATTCAAGCGGGGAGCCAGTACCATTTCCATGCAATTGGTAAAGAATGCGTTTCTGAGCCGAAATAAAACGCTTTCGCGCAAGATCGAGGAAATCCTGATCGTGTGGCTCATCGAAAACGAACACATCGTTTCGAAAGAACGGATGTATGAGGTGTATCTCAACATCATCGAGTGGGGCCGCAATATTTATGGTATTGGTGAAGCGGCCCGCTATTATTTTGCCAAAAGTCCGGCCGATCTGAATCTGGGGGAAAGTATTTTTCTGGCCTTCGTTGTTCCGCGCCCGAAAGCAGCGCTGAATTGGTTTATTCCCGACGGCACTCTGCAAACCCGTAATGTGCGGGGCTATTTCAAGCTGATTGGCCGGATCATGGCCCGTCGTGGCCTTACGGCGCCAGATTCAGGCGCTTATGGCTTTTATGACGTCCGATTACGTCCGGGATTACGGAAAGAAGTGGCCCCAGTCGATTCTCTGTTTCAGGGCGATAGCCTAATGACTGACCCGGTCGATACAGAGATTGATGCCGATGAAGAAGGCGGCAATGGTATCGGCAATTTCTTCCGCCGGTTGTTTAAAGGCAAGAAAACGGACGACAACCGCAATACAGATGAGCAGCCAACGGTTCAGCCAGATCGCCAGGAAGCGCTCCCCGGCATACCGGCACCTGCGGACACCGTTAAAACCCGCAAGCAGCTTCGGCAGGAAAAACGGGAACGAAAACGACGGGAGAAAGAAGCGCGGCAGGCGTTGGAAAATAGTAATCAATAA
- a CDS encoding RluA family pseudouridine synthase produces the protein MVAETEDELPEDDELYEHHRIVVDKGQSLLRIDRFLMDRLQNATRTKIQAAIDAESVRVNDKPTKASYKIKPLDVITISLAHPPRETDVKPENIPIDIVFEDDDLLVINKVAGMVVHPAHGNWDGTLVNALVYHFQNLPTSRNGEIRPGLVHRIDKDTSGLMVIAKTEYAMTHLARQFFEHSIERTYNALTWGVPNPLIGTITGFIGRSIKDRKVQAIYDDESKGKWAITHYTTLEELGYVALVQCKLETGRTHQIRAHFKHIGNPLFNDAMYGGDRILRGTPVGSYKAFVENAFKLLPRQALHAKSLGFTHPRTREWLQFDSDLPDDFQAALAKWRSKMTNRSAGVDDQ, from the coding sequence ATGGTAGCGGAAACGGAAGACGAATTACCCGAAGACGACGAATTATACGAGCATCACCGAATCGTGGTAGATAAAGGCCAGAGCCTTCTACGGATTGATCGCTTCCTGATGGACCGGCTGCAGAATGCAACGCGCACCAAAATTCAGGCCGCTATCGATGCCGAATCGGTGCGGGTAAACGATAAGCCAACCAAAGCCAGTTACAAAATAAAACCGCTGGATGTCATCACGATTTCGCTTGCCCATCCACCCCGCGAAACGGATGTCAAACCAGAGAATATACCCATCGACATTGTCTTTGAGGACGATGACTTACTGGTTATCAATAAGGTAGCGGGTATGGTTGTTCACCCGGCCCACGGCAACTGGGACGGCACGCTGGTCAATGCCCTCGTCTATCACTTTCAGAACCTGCCCACCTCCCGGAACGGTGAAATCAGGCCGGGCCTGGTCCACCGCATCGATAAAGATACATCGGGTCTGATGGTGATCGCGAAAACGGAATATGCGATGACGCACCTGGCCCGGCAGTTCTTCGAGCACAGCATCGAGCGAACGTACAACGCGCTGACCTGGGGCGTACCCAATCCACTAATTGGTACCATTACGGGCTTCATTGGGCGGTCGATCAAAGACCGTAAAGTGCAAGCCATTTACGATGATGAGTCAAAGGGAAAGTGGGCCATTACGCATTACACAACGCTCGAAGAGTTGGGGTATGTTGCTCTGGTACAGTGTAAGCTGGAAACGGGCCGGACCCACCAGATTCGAGCGCACTTCAAGCACATTGGCAATCCGTTGTTCAACGATGCTATGTACGGGGGCGACCGGATTTTGCGCGGTACACCCGTTGGTAGCTACAAAGCTTTTGTCGAGAATGCCTTCAAACTGTTACCTCGCCAGGCACTGCATGCAAAGTCGTTAGGCTTCACGCATCCCCGAACGCGCGAGTGGCTCCAGTTTGATTCTGATTTACCAGACGATTTCCAGGCAGCCCTTGCAAAATGGCGAAGCAAAATGACAAATCGTTCAGCCGGGGTGGATGATCAATAA
- a CDS encoding GNAT family N-acetyltransferase, with amino-acid sequence MISIRPGTLEDVPEAFALVTELAIYERAADQVTNTIEQMAIDGFGPNPLFGMIMAEDSDRKKIVGMALYFYRYSTWKGKRLYLEDIIVTESFRGYGVGKLLLDATIEMARETHCTGMMWQVLDWNEPAIGFYKQFGTRFDDGWTNCHLDF; translated from the coding sequence ATGATTTCTATTCGTCCCGGTACCCTTGAAGACGTACCCGAAGCTTTCGCCCTGGTAACTGAACTCGCCATTTATGAACGGGCAGCCGATCAGGTTACCAATACCATCGAGCAAATGGCAATCGATGGTTTTGGCCCAAATCCACTTTTTGGAATGATTATGGCCGAAGACTCCGATCGTAAAAAAATTGTTGGTATGGCCCTGTATTTCTATCGGTACTCGACCTGGAAAGGCAAACGGTTGTACCTCGAAGACATCATCGTTACGGAGAGCTTTCGGGGCTATGGCGTTGGAAAACTACTCTTGGACGCCACCATCGAAATGGCCCGCGAAACCCACTGTACAGGTATGATGTGGCAGGTACTCGACTGGAATGAGCCTGCCATTGGGTTTTATAAACAATTTGGCACCCGTTTCGACGACGGCTGGACGAACTGCCATTTGGACTTTTAA
- a CDS encoding acyl-CoA dehydrogenase family protein — MDTIFTTERVKPLLARVREFVETQLIPLEDGFSHNKLGDLIPILDQKRQQVKAAGLWGLHLSAEEQGHGLTLCEFGQISEVLAYAPFFGHYVFGCQAPDIGNTELLNKFASDELKECYLKPLMAGDIRSCFSMTEPEFAGSNPTRMATLAVREGDEYVINGRKWFTSSADGAAFAVVMAVTNPDAAPHQRASMIIVPTDTPGFTIERNIPVFGEAGEGWFSHSEVTYTNCRVPISNVIAGEGMGFRLAQERLGPGRVHHCMRWIGNAEKALDLLCKRAATREIEDGVMLGEKQFIQDFISESRAEIDACRLYVLNTAYMIDTVGVSNVREAVSGIKFYVANAFLRVLDRAIQVHGALGVTDDTVLSAMYRHERGARIWDGADEVHKQNLAISILKKYGLDIKQKAKELRQFRQMMAAEKTIGAE; from the coding sequence ATGGACACGATTTTCACTACGGAACGCGTAAAGCCCTTGCTGGCAAGGGTTCGCGAATTCGTCGAGACACAGCTGATTCCGCTGGAAGACGGCTTTTCACATAATAAACTTGGTGATCTAATTCCTATCCTCGATCAGAAACGCCAGCAGGTGAAAGCGGCTGGTTTATGGGGATTGCATCTCTCCGCAGAAGAGCAAGGTCATGGCCTGACACTTTGCGAGTTTGGTCAAATTAGTGAAGTATTAGCATACGCGCCGTTTTTTGGGCATTATGTATTTGGCTGCCAGGCACCCGATATTGGCAACACCGAACTGCTCAACAAATTCGCATCCGATGAACTGAAGGAGTGCTATTTAAAACCCTTGATGGCAGGTGATATCCGTTCCTGCTTTTCCATGACGGAACCCGAATTTGCAGGTTCAAATCCAACTCGGATGGCTACCCTGGCCGTAAGAGAGGGGGATGAATACGTTATCAATGGTCGTAAATGGTTTACGTCGTCGGCCGACGGCGCTGCGTTTGCCGTCGTCATGGCCGTGACCAATCCAGACGCGGCTCCTCACCAGCGGGCCAGCATGATTATTGTCCCGACCGATACGCCGGGCTTTACTATCGAGCGAAACATACCCGTGTTTGGCGAAGCGGGAGAGGGATGGTTCAGTCATTCTGAAGTTACTTACACAAACTGCCGCGTGCCCATTTCGAACGTAATTGCCGGGGAAGGTATGGGCTTTCGGCTGGCGCAGGAACGGCTGGGCCCGGGCCGGGTACACCATTGCATGCGGTGGATAGGAAATGCCGAAAAAGCGCTGGACCTGCTGTGTAAACGGGCCGCGACGCGGGAGATTGAAGACGGTGTGATGTTGGGTGAAAAGCAATTTATCCAGGATTTTATCTCCGAAAGCCGGGCCGAGATTGACGCCTGTCGGTTGTATGTGCTCAACACGGCGTATATGATCGACACGGTTGGCGTAAGCAATGTGCGGGAAGCCGTTTCGGGGATAAAGTTTTACGTGGCCAATGCGTTTCTGCGCGTACTCGACCGGGCCATTCAGGTGCATGGTGCGTTGGGCGTTACGGACGATACTGTTTTGTCGGCGATGTACCGACACGAGCGTGGCGCCCGCATTTGGGACGGGGCCGATGAGGTGCACAAACAGAATCTGGCGATCAGCATTCTGAAAAAATATGGCCTCGATATTAAACAGAAAGCCAAAGAGTTGCGGCAGTTTCGCCAGATGATGGCGGCTGAAAAAACGATCGGTGCCGAGTGA
- a CDS encoding 1-aminocyclopropane-1-carboxylate deaminase/D-cysteine desulfhydrase: MDELARQLANLAGNSPLQLLDDPFSEPLAIDLFLKRDDLLHPLVSGNKWRKLKYNILAAREQGHTTLLTFGGAYSNHLYATAAAGQAVGFRTIGIVRGDELAGKPLNDTLRFCQGVGMDLHFVSRDAYRRKDTPEFLADLTDQFGPCYVLPEGGTNELAIQGTAEIMPEIVAQLGHTPDYVCCPVGTGGTVAGLAQSAPEATQVMGFVVLKVPDSLWLSAMPASVATGWRVQNYHFGGYARTTPELLTFIRDFEQKNGILLEQVYTGKMLYGIYDLAQQGYFPNGATVVAVHTGGLQGRSDELDRS, translated from the coding sequence ATGGACGAACTTGCCCGGCAACTCGCCAATTTGGCAGGTAACTCGCCACTGCAACTACTTGACGACCCTTTTTCGGAACCGCTTGCCATCGACCTATTCTTAAAACGGGACGATCTGCTGCATCCGTTGGTGTCGGGTAATAAATGGCGTAAACTTAAGTATAATATACTGGCCGCTCGCGAACAGGGACATACCACATTGCTGACGTTTGGCGGAGCCTATTCCAATCATCTGTATGCCACCGCGGCAGCTGGTCAGGCAGTTGGATTTCGGACAATTGGAATTGTCCGGGGCGACGAACTTGCCGGGAAGCCATTAAATGACACGTTGCGGTTTTGCCAGGGGGTGGGGATGGATCTTCATTTCGTCAGCCGGGACGCGTATCGGCGAAAAGATACGCCTGAGTTTCTGGCTGACTTAACCGATCAATTTGGGCCTTGTTATGTGCTGCCCGAAGGGGGAACGAATGAACTGGCTATCCAGGGAACTGCCGAAATTATGCCGGAAATTGTGGCTCAACTTGGTCACACACCCGATTATGTGTGTTGCCCGGTTGGGACGGGTGGCACCGTGGCCGGACTAGCGCAGTCAGCCCCGGAAGCGACCCAGGTGATGGGATTTGTGGTGTTGAAAGTGCCCGATAGCCTCTGGCTGTCGGCAATGCCGGCCTCAGTAGCCACAGGCTGGCGAGTACAGAATTACCATTTTGGCGGATACGCCAGAACCACCCCCGAACTGTTGACGTTCATCAGGGATTTTGAACAGAAAAATGGCATACTTCTGGAGCAGGTTTACACCGGTAAGATGCTCTACGGCATCTACGATCTGGCCCAACAAGGGTATTTTCCCAATGGAGCGACCGTCGTGGCCGTGCATACGGGCGGCTTGCAGGGGCGGAGTGATGAGCTCGATCGGTCGTAA
- a CDS encoding L-threonylcarbamoyladenylate synthase: protein MAQLGTDKAIAKAFLEAGNVVGIPTETVYGLAGNALNPDAVLTIFRVKNRPAFDPLIVHTDSFDKLDQFVTDIPDRAYQLAKAFWPGPLTLLLPRRDLIPDLVTAGLPSVAVRIPNHPLTLDLLRSLDFPLAAPSANPFGYISPTTAQHVADQLGDQVPYILDGGPAKVGIESTIIGFDNQEATVFRLGGMALEQIEAIIGPVSVRTHSTSNPKAPGMLSSHYAPRKPLILLPSGASPEPGPRVGALAFREPFGGIRAEQQRILSPTGDLTEAAKNLFAHLRALDNLPVDVIYAEPLPNEGLGWAMNDRLRRASVQE from the coding sequence ATGGCACAACTAGGTACAGATAAGGCGATTGCCAAGGCATTTCTGGAAGCGGGAAACGTAGTCGGTATTCCAACAGAAACAGTATACGGCCTGGCCGGTAATGCGCTCAACCCCGATGCAGTTCTAACCATTTTTCGGGTAAAAAATCGCCCCGCCTTCGATCCGCTCATCGTTCATACGGATTCGTTTGACAAACTCGATCAGTTTGTTACGGACATTCCCGACCGTGCCTATCAACTGGCAAAAGCCTTCTGGCCTGGTCCGCTTACCCTCCTATTGCCTAGGCGCGATTTAATTCCAGACCTCGTTACGGCGGGTTTGCCCAGCGTTGCGGTTCGTATTCCCAACCATCCTCTAACCCTCGACCTGCTTCGTTCGCTCGACTTTCCGCTGGCAGCGCCCAGTGCGAACCCGTTTGGCTATATCAGCCCAACCACGGCGCAACACGTAGCCGACCAACTGGGCGATCAGGTACCGTACATTCTGGATGGTGGTCCCGCCAAAGTCGGCATTGAGTCCACAATCATTGGGTTTGACAACCAGGAAGCCACGGTATTCCGACTGGGAGGCATGGCTCTCGAGCAGATCGAGGCCATCATCGGCCCTGTTTCGGTGAGAACCCATTCGACCTCAAATCCCAAAGCACCAGGCATGCTGAGCAGCCATTATGCCCCTCGCAAGCCACTGATTCTCTTACCCTCGGGCGCAAGTCCTGAGCCGGGACCACGAGTCGGCGCATTAGCTTTCCGGGAACCCTTTGGCGGCATTCGCGCGGAGCAGCAACGCATCCTCTCGCCCACCGGCGACTTAACCGAAGCGGCAAAAAACCTTTTCGCCCACCTGCGGGCTCTGGACAATCTTCCCGTCGATGTTATTTATGCCGAACCCTTACCCAATGAGGGACTTGGCTGGGCCATGAACGACCGGCTCCGACGGGCCAGCGTGCAGGAGTAA